The genome window CGGTAGGCCTTCTTTTTGTAATTTTGATCGTCATCCGTGAGAACGACAAGTCATAAGGTACAAGAAAGAAAAATTAGTTGGACCTAGTCCATCAAAGGACTAGGTCGTGTAAGCCAGTCGTAGGCAGTGCAAGTTCCACAAATTCTTCACTTAGTAATTCATAGGTCATTGCGAACGAAATGAAGCAATCTCTTCACTTAGCGCGATAAAATGTTGTTTACCGGTGAACAGATTGCTTCGTCACGTTGTTCCTCGCAATGACACGAGACGCAAACAGATTACCGCACTTGCTGTCGTAAGCTCCCAGTGGCTTGAAGCAGCTGCAAGCTACATGCCGTTTTCTTTGATCCAAACTTTCTTTTCGCAAAAGAAAGCCTCTGCGTTAAGCAGTCCGCTATATGGCTAGAAGTGTTCTCGAGTGGTTTGAAGCAGCTGCAAGATACATGCCGTTTTCTTTGATCCAAACTTTCTTTTTCGCAAAAGAAAGCCTCTGCACTAAGCAGTCCGCTATATGGCTAGAAGTGTTCTCGAGTGGTTTGAAGCAGCTGCAAGCTACATGCCGTTTTCTTTGATCCAAACTTTCTTTTTCGCAAAAGAAAGTTTGGTCGGGGTGAGAGGATTCGAACCTCCGACCTACGGTACCCAAAACCGTTGCGCTAGCCGGGCTGCGCTACACCCCGATAAAACGAAGGTGCTTTATAGCTAAAATCATTGAATATTGTCTAGTTTTTATAGTTTTCCAGGAGTTTACATAAGAAATGACTAACTGTAGATTGAGTTGATGAGAAACATCAGAAAAATCATTGTCGCTGTATTATTAATTGCGATTCCTAGTTCTTTTGCGGTGGGAGAAGAGAGCAAGGTGTATACGCTTGGGTTAATTCTACCGTTTACTGGCGAGGGTGCTTCGATTGCAAATTTTACGAAGCGTTCGGTTGATTTGGCGTATAGTGAGCTATCGAAAGAAATGCAGGCAAAGCTTAAGCTGATTTATGCTGATGATTCGATGGACCCAAAAAAATCGATCTCTACGTTCCAGATGATGACAGACCTCCAGGGGGTGGACGGGATTATATGTATGACTTCGGGGATTGGGCATGCGCTTGCGCCGTTAGCGGAGCGCAAGAAGAAGTTGATGATTGACATTGGTGCGTCGGATAAGGCTTTTGCGGTTGGTAAGGACTATGTTTTTATTCACTGGGTTAGTCCGGAGGCGGAGGCGGAGAAGATGACGCAAGAGATTAAGCGTCGGGGTTATCAGAGGATCGCGGGAATTTCTCATATTCAGCAAGGGGTTGAGGCTTATAACCAGGCGTTTTTCTCGATGTTGAAGCAGGAAGGTCTTTATGAGCGGCTTGTTTTTCACGAGCAGTTAGCAGTTGGAACAACTGATTTTAATACAACTCTGACAAAGCTACGGGGTGCTAATGCTGATGCGATTTATCTAGCGGTTTTTTCAGACGGGCTTGCGACAGCATCGAGGCGGATTAAAGAATTGGGGATTGGTGGGGAGATTTTTGGGGCTGAATTTTTTGAAGACGAGCACGTTGTTAAAGCTTCGAATGGGGCTTTATATGGCAGTTGGTATGTGAATGTTGATGATGCGACAGCTGGGTTTGTTAAGAAGTATCAGGCTAGGTATCAAGAATTTCCGGGTCTTACATCGTCGAATGCTTATGATACGTTGAATTTAATTGCGCGCGGGGTTGAGTTGCATGGGAGAGACAATCTTAAGATTGCTGGGAGTTTGAAGACGTTAAAAGACTATCGAGGGGCAGCCGGCGTATATTCTGCGACTGAAGATAATCGCTTTACATTACCTGCGGCGGTAAAGATCGTAGAAAAAGATGCCTTTAAAAAGATCAATTAGAAAAAATAAATTAGAGCTGCCGTGGCCGAATTTAATGCTGAAGCATTGCAAACAATTTCCTGAGACCAAGAACTCTAAAGCCGTGTCGCATTAATTCAGCGTGACTGAATTCGGCGTAGGTTTTTTTTACCTTGGGGTCAAAGAATAAGGGATCGTAGCCAAAGCCCCCTTCTCCGCGGGGTGTGGGTAAAATTTCACCTGGGACAGCGCTGCTAACTGTTTTCTCGCTGCCGTCAGGCAAAATTAGCACTAAGAATGAGACGTAGCGGGCAGTAATTTTCGAATCAGGAGTTCTTAAGGGTAATAGTTCTTCAAGTAAGGCCTGATTGCGATCGGCATCTGTTGCGCTGGGGGGGAGGTTTTTTAATCCTCGGTAGCGAGCTGAGAAAATCCCTGGTTTTCCGGACAAGGCGTCGACTTCTAGACCGCTATCATCACCTAGGACTGCAAGATCGTGACCAAGTTGTTGGGTGCGTTGATAAACTGTTTGAGCTTTTTTTCTGGCGTTACCGAGATAGCTAGTTTGATCTTCTAGAATTTCTATTTTCTCGTTAGGGAATATATCTCTGAGGTCGAGCACTTGTATGCCAAATTCTTGAGCAACTGACTTAACCATTGCTGACTTACCGGCGCTACTGGAGGCAAAGATAAAACTTTTAAGCATTGATGCTGCTATTATTCTTTAATTGCTCGGTCTTGGGCCTGATAGACTTGGTCAAGGGCAGTAAAGGCAATATTCACCAAATTATTAAATTGATCGAGCTTGAGTGCAGCTCGTTCAGCTGTGCCTTGGACTTCAATCAGCTCTCCGCTGCGATAGGCGACAACATTCATATCAAATTCAGCTTGGGAATCTTCGAGGTAATCGAGATCAGCGACGAGATTGCCGGCAACTTGTCCAACTGAGATTGCTCCAACTTGTCGAAGTTGAACGGCGTTTTTAATTTTACCTTCGGCTTTAAGTTTTCTGATTGCGCGGGCAAGAGCAACCCAGGAGCCAGAGATTGCTGCTGTGCGCGTTCCGCCGTCTGCGCAAATTACATCACAATCAATCTTAAGGCTGACATCGGGGATTGATTTTAAATCAATGGATTGACGCAGTGCCCGG of bacterium contains these proteins:
- a CDS encoding non-canonical purine NTP pyrophosphatase codes for the protein MLKSFIFASSSAGKSAMVKSVAQEFGIQVLDLRDIFPNEKIEILEDQTSYLGNARKKAQTVYQRTQQLGHDLAVLGDDSGLEVDALSGKPGIFSARYRGLKNLPPSATDADRNQALLEELLPLRTPDSKITARYVSFLVLILPDGSEKTVSSAVPGEILPTPRGEGGFGYDPLFFDPKVKKTYAEFSHAELMRHGFRVLGLRKLFAMLQH
- the rph gene encoding ribonuclease PH — encoded protein: MSQKTRADGRNSTATREILIRPDVNPYAEGSAEVRFGNTLVHCTVSIESEVPKWLAGRGEGWITAEYGMLPRSTHTRSSREAATGKQSGRTQEIQRLIGRALRQSIDLKSIPDVSLKIDCDVICADGGTRTAAISGSWVALARAIRKLKAEGKIKNAVQLRQVGAISVGQVAGNLVADLDYLEDSQAEFDMNVVAYRSGELIEVQGTAERAALKLDQFNNLVNIAFTALDQVYQAQDRAIKE
- a CDS encoding ABC transporter substrate-binding protein, translating into MRNIRKIIVAVLLIAIPSSFAVGEESKVYTLGLILPFTGEGASIANFTKRSVDLAYSELSKEMQAKLKLIYADDSMDPKKSISTFQMMTDLQGVDGIICMTSGIGHALAPLAERKKKLMIDIGASDKAFAVGKDYVFIHWVSPEAEAEKMTQEIKRRGYQRIAGISHIQQGVEAYNQAFFSMLKQEGLYERLVFHEQLAVGTTDFNTTLTKLRGANADAIYLAVFSDGLATASRRIKELGIGGEIFGAEFFEDEHVVKASNGALYGSWYVNVDDATAGFVKKYQARYQEFPGLTSSNAYDTLNLIARGVELHGRDNLKIAGSLKTLKDYRGAAGVYSATEDNRFTLPAAVKIVEKDAFKKIN